One window of the Corynebacterium glutamicum ATCC 13032 genome contains the following:
- a CDS encoding NCS2 family permease: protein MAYIIILNPLILGTTPDVEGNTLGIAQVAAATALAAGVMTIAFGLIARYPFGIAAGLGINTMVAVTLVSGEGLTWPEAMGLVVLDGVVIVILAVSGFRVAVFRAIPASMKAAISVGIGLFIAMIGLVDAGFVRRIPDAAGTTVPVTLGIDGSIASWPTFVFVVGVLLCGILVVRRVRGGLFIGILGTTILAIIAEAIFDSGASFENGEANAEGWSLAVPGLPDSFGGIPDLSIVGAVDLIGAFSRIGVVAATLLIFTLVLANFFDAMGTMTALGKQGNLVDDEGNLPDIKKALVVEGAGAIVGGAFSASSNTVFADSSAGVADGARTGLANVVTGSLFLAAMFLTPLYEIVPIEAAAPVLVVVGAMMMGQVTEIDFSKFYIAFPAFLTIVIMPFTYSIANGIGVGFIMYAIMAAAAGKAKQVHWLMWLVAGLFVVFFAIDPIMEAVG, encoded by the coding sequence ATGGCCTACATCATCATCCTCAACCCCTTGATCCTTGGCACCACCCCTGACGTAGAGGGCAACACCCTAGGCATCGCACAGGTTGCAGCGGCAACAGCGCTTGCCGCTGGTGTCATGACCATCGCGTTTGGTTTGATTGCGCGTTATCCATTCGGCATTGCTGCTGGCCTGGGAATTAACACCATGGTCGCCGTGACACTGGTTTCAGGTGAGGGCCTGACCTGGCCGGAAGCAATGGGACTTGTGGTCCTTGACGGTGTGGTCATTGTTATTTTGGCTGTGTCCGGCTTCCGTGTTGCTGTGTTCCGTGCGATCCCAGCATCCATGAAGGCGGCCATCAGCGTGGGTATCGGCCTGTTCATCGCCATGATCGGCCTCGTGGATGCAGGCTTTGTTCGCCGTATTCCAGATGCTGCCGGTACTACTGTGCCAGTGACTTTGGGCATTGATGGTTCCATTGCGTCTTGGCCAACGTTCGTGTTCGTTGTCGGTGTTCTTCTCTGTGGCATCCTTGTTGTCCGTCGAGTTCGCGGTGGACTGTTTATCGGCATTTTGGGAACCACCATTTTGGCGATCATCGCAGAAGCAATCTTTGATTCCGGTGCGTCCTTTGAAAATGGTGAAGCAAACGCAGAAGGCTGGTCACTCGCCGTTCCTGGTCTCCCAGACTCCTTCGGTGGCATCCCGGATCTTTCCATCGTCGGCGCAGTTGATTTGATCGGTGCGTTCAGCCGCATCGGTGTGGTCGCCGCGACCTTGCTGATCTTTACCCTGGTCCTTGCAAACTTCTTCGACGCCATGGGCACCATGACCGCTCTTGGTAAGCAGGGCAACTTGGTTGATGATGAAGGCAACCTTCCAGACATTAAGAAGGCACTGGTTGTGGAAGGCGCAGGTGCCATTGTCGGTGGTGCTTTCTCTGCATCCTCCAACACCGTGTTCGCTGACTCTTCTGCAGGTGTTGCAGACGGCGCACGAACCGGCCTTGCCAACGTGGTCACCGGCTCCTTGTTCTTGGCTGCCATGTTCTTGACCCCACTGTATGAAATCGTCCCCATCGAAGCAGCAGCACCAGTGCTTGTAGTTGTTGGCGCGATGATGATGGGGCAGGTTACCGAGATTGATTTCTCCAAGTTCTACATCGCATTCCCAGCGTTCTTGACCATTGTGATCATGCCTTTCACCTACTCCATTGCAAACGGCATTGGCGTTGGATTCATCATGTACGCCATCATGGCTGCAGCGGCAGGCAAAGCAAAGCAAGTGCACTGGCTGATGTGGCTGGTCGCTGGACTCTTCGTCGTGTTCTTCGCGATTGATCCCATCATGGAAGCTGTCGGCTAA
- a CDS encoding TrmH family RNA methyltransferase — MTTRTVISDPADPRLDDVRDLNHSDSRPDLPGGKGLVVAEGPLVVGRLLESRYPVRAIVGFKNKLDSFLDSIDASLVEGIPVYEVSRELLAEVAGFDMHRGLLATADRTEEASVAQVLENARTVVVLEGVGDHENIGSMFRNAAGMGVDAILFGNGCADPLYRRVVRVSMGHVLRLPFAHLEGTYTTWQRSLEQLKEAGFHLVSLTPDPEAEHLEDALAGKDKVALLVGAEGPGLTEHAMRATDVRARIPMAPGTDSLNLATSAAIAFYERDRSQR; from the coding sequence ATGACAACGCGCACGGTAATTTCTGATCCCGCAGATCCTCGTCTGGATGATGTCCGCGATCTCAACCATTCCGATTCCCGGCCAGACCTACCCGGTGGCAAAGGCCTTGTTGTTGCCGAAGGTCCGTTGGTGGTTGGTCGGCTTCTGGAATCGCGTTACCCAGTGCGTGCGATCGTCGGGTTTAAAAACAAGCTGGATTCTTTCCTCGACAGCATCGATGCATCCCTTGTTGAAGGCATCCCAGTGTATGAGGTATCCCGCGAGCTCCTCGCAGAGGTCGCAGGTTTTGATATGCACCGCGGACTTCTGGCGACAGCCGATCGCACCGAGGAAGCAAGTGTTGCGCAGGTTCTAGAAAACGCCCGCACCGTGGTGGTGCTGGAAGGCGTAGGCGATCACGAAAACATCGGATCCATGTTCCGCAACGCAGCAGGCATGGGCGTTGACGCCATCTTGTTCGGCAACGGTTGTGCCGATCCTTTGTATCGACGTGTCGTTCGAGTCTCAATGGGCCACGTGCTCCGCCTGCCGTTCGCACACTTGGAAGGCACCTACACCACGTGGCAGCGCAGCTTAGAGCAGCTCAAAGAAGCCGGATTCCACCTCGTTTCACTCACCCCAGATCCAGAGGCGGAACACCTCGAAGATGCGCTCGCAGGCAAAGACAAAGTGGCTCTACTCGTGGGCGCTGAAGGCCCAGGCCTGACCGAGCATGCGATGCGCGCCACCGATGTCCGCGCCCGCATCCCGATGGCGCCGGGTACCGATAGCTTGAACCTGGCTACCTCGGCGGCGATTGCGTTTTATGAACGGGATCGCTCACAGCGTTAA
- a CDS encoding DUF6928 family protein has protein sequence MPSQLGENAAIVTLWFVSASDPQSIIRSEPRADRGYGRKLLAQLNPTWPITPIGQFALNRSVPASANEFYIAGFPGITIIQTVLEDVTSLSKLNPRLLRSVPATDVYIFAVNEETTLGGFAHIYNGEIKRSFIAYEERVFEDNGIPGGFETPYWAGKKGTRKTALSLPFNPIELVHEAQRAWLGFDATTSPDINVVAYATDGRPEPRIAAPRIINSEEVTRSAVEKLGLRESAFYDDYEEYEAPDRVVSKRITSNAKKAASSAQKFGKSLWRASREFGSNMAERLRHTDR, from the coding sequence ATGCCAAGTCAATTGGGAGAAAACGCGGCGATCGTCACCCTCTGGTTTGTTAGCGCATCCGATCCCCAATCCATCATCCGCTCGGAACCTCGGGCGGATCGTGGATATGGCCGAAAACTGTTGGCACAGCTCAACCCAACGTGGCCAATTACCCCCATCGGGCAGTTCGCCCTCAACAGATCCGTTCCTGCTAGTGCCAACGAGTTCTACATCGCTGGTTTTCCCGGCATCACCATCATTCAAACCGTGTTGGAAGATGTCACCTCTTTATCCAAGCTGAATCCTCGGTTACTGCGCAGCGTCCCGGCAACAGATGTCTACATTTTCGCCGTCAATGAAGAAACCACCCTTGGTGGCTTCGCACACATCTACAACGGTGAGATCAAACGATCCTTCATCGCCTATGAAGAGCGCGTCTTCGAAGACAACGGCATCCCCGGCGGCTTTGAAACCCCCTACTGGGCAGGCAAAAAAGGCACCCGGAAAACTGCGCTGTCGTTGCCCTTCAACCCCATCGAACTAGTCCACGAAGCACAACGTGCATGGCTCGGATTCGACGCCACCACCTCCCCTGACATCAACGTCGTTGCCTATGCCACCGATGGTCGCCCCGAGCCGCGCATCGCTGCACCCCGCATAATTAACAGCGAGGAAGTGACAAGGTCCGCCGTCGAAAAGCTAGGACTGCGCGAATCCGCCTTCTACGACGACTACGAAGAATACGAGGCACCCGATCGAGTGGTGTCCAAGCGCATTACCTCAAACGCGAAAAAAGCGGCCAGCTCAGCACAGAAATTTGGTAAATCTCTGTGGCGAGCCAGCCGCGAATTCGGGTCAAACATGGCGGAAAGACTCCGCCACACTGACCGCTAG
- the sepH gene encoding septation protein SepH, with product MREIFLISGDSTESSLVFKTSEEDGAEEFFIAVTDELHAILAGHSEIKSAPEPEEHKEVPPPVLEPVAAVEEPREEKEIDPRISAPLTMSPREIQIRVRSGATIEELAEEIGVTEARVEPYAHPVLLERARIADLAKQSHPIRENGPAKLTLWEILATAFATRGHDLTTARWDAYKDATNQWIVRVDWKAGLSDNYAEWTLNLHNTSNPTADPRTPVAADLIDPEFIQPVRTLTSVNSTQEQYDDETDVFDTVPSPDDAPDSESDAVAEITNDNEPEVDAEGPRNRRRKAVTPHWEDVLLGVRANTKRPKK from the coding sequence ATGCGGGAAATATTCCTGATCAGCGGTGATTCCACCGAATCATCCTTGGTTTTCAAGACCTCCGAAGAGGACGGCGCTGAGGAATTTTTCATTGCTGTAACAGATGAACTCCACGCCATTCTTGCAGGTCATAGCGAGATTAAGAGCGCCCCAGAACCCGAAGAACACAAAGAGGTCCCACCTCCTGTTCTAGAGCCGGTCGCTGCGGTAGAAGAGCCCCGTGAGGAAAAAGAAATTGACCCTCGTATCAGCGCTCCCCTGACGATGTCACCCCGCGAAATTCAGATTCGGGTTCGCTCAGGCGCCACCATCGAAGAATTAGCCGAAGAAATCGGCGTCACCGAAGCCCGCGTTGAGCCCTATGCCCACCCCGTTTTGCTGGAACGTGCCCGCATTGCCGACTTGGCTAAGCAATCACACCCCATCAGGGAAAATGGTCCTGCAAAACTGACTCTCTGGGAAATTCTTGCAACGGCGTTTGCCACTCGCGGCCACGATCTCACCACAGCACGCTGGGACGCCTACAAAGACGCCACCAACCAGTGGATCGTGCGAGTTGATTGGAAAGCAGGACTCAGCGACAACTACGCGGAGTGGACGTTAAACCTGCACAACACCAGCAATCCCACCGCTGATCCGCGGACCCCAGTCGCAGCCGATTTGATCGATCCTGAATTCATTCAGCCGGTACGTACCTTGACGTCCGTAAACTCCACCCAGGAACAGTACGACGACGAAACCGATGTTTTCGACACCGTACCAAGCCCTGACGACGCACCAGACTCAGAATCCGATGCCGTTGCTGAAATCACCAACGACAACGAACCTGAAGTCGATGCGGAAGGCCCACGCAACAGGCGTCGAAAAGCAGTAACCCCACACTGGGAAGATGTTCTTTTAGGAGTTCGCGCAAACACAAAGCGCCCGAAGAAATAG
- the serC gene encoding phosphoserine transaminase, protein MTDFPTLPSEFIPGDGRFGCGPSKVRPEQIQAIVDGSASVIGTSHRQPAVKNVVGSIREGLSDLFSLPEGYEIILSLGGATAFWDAATFGLIEKKSGHLSFGEFSSKFAKASKLAPWLDEPEIVTAETGDSPAPQAFEGADVIAWAHNETSTGAMVPVLRPEGSEGSLVAIDATSGAGGLPVDIKNSDVYYFSPQKCFASDGGLWLAAMSPAALERIEKINASDRFIPEFLNLQTAVDNSLKNQTYNTPAVATLLMLDNQVKWMNSNGGLDGMVARTTASSSALYNWAEAREEASPYVADAAKRSLVVGTIDFDDSIDAAVIAKILRANGILDTEPYRKLGRNQLRIGMFPAIDSTDVEKLTGAIDFILDGGFARK, encoded by the coding sequence ATGACCGACTTCCCCACCCTGCCCTCTGAGTTCATCCCTGGCGACGGCCGTTTCGGCTGCGGACCTTCCAAGGTTCGACCAGAACAGATTCAGGCTATTGTCGACGGATCCGCATCCGTCATCGGTACCTCACACCGTCAGCCGGCAGTAAAAAACGTCGTGGGTTCAATCCGCGAGGGACTCTCCGACCTCTTCTCCCTTCCAGAAGGCTACGAGATCATCCTTTCCCTAGGTGGTGCGACCGCATTCTGGGATGCAGCAACCTTCGGACTCATTGAAAAGAAGTCCGGTCACCTTTCTTTCGGTGAGTTCTCCTCCAAGTTCGCAAAGGCTTCTAAGCTTGCTCCTTGGCTCGACGAGCCAGAGATCGTCACCGCAGAAACCGGTGACTCTCCGGCCCCACAGGCATTCGAAGGCGCCGATGTTATTGCATGGGCACACAACGAAACCTCCACTGGCGCCATGGTTCCAGTTCTTCGCCCCGAAGGCTCTGAAGGCTCCCTGGTTGCCATTGACGCAACCTCCGGCGCTGGTGGACTGCCAGTAGACATCAAGAACTCCGATGTTTACTACTTCTCCCCACAGAAGTGCTTCGCATCCGACGGTGGCCTGTGGCTTGCAGCGATGAGCCCAGCAGCTCTCGAGCGCATCGAGAAGATCAACGCTTCCGATCGCTTCATCCCTGAGTTCCTCAACCTGCAGACCGCAGTGGATAACTCCCTGAAGAACCAGACCTACAACACCCCAGCTGTTGCTACCTTGCTGATGCTGGACAACCAGGTCAAGTGGATGAACTCCAACGGCGGCCTGGATGGAATGGTTGCTCGCACCACAGCAAGCTCCTCCGCCCTGTACAACTGGGCTGAGGCTCGCGAGGAGGCATCCCCATACGTGGCAGATGCAGCTAAGCGCTCCCTCGTTGTCGGCACCATCGACTTCGATGACTCCATCGACGCAGCAGTGATCGCTAAGATACTGCGCGCAAACGGCATCCTGGACACCGAGCCTTACCGCAAGCTGGGACGCAACCAGCTGCGCATCGGTATGTTCCCAGCGATCGATTCCACCGATGTGGAAAAGCTCACCGGAGCAATCGACTTCATCCTCGATGGCGGTTTTGCAAGGAAGTAA
- a CDS encoding citrate synthase — protein MFERDIVATDNNKAVLHYPGGEFEMDIIEASEGNNGVVLGKMLSETGLITFDPGYVSTGSTESKITYIDGDAGILRYRGYDIADLAENATFNEVSYLLINGELPTPDELHKFNDEIRHHTLLDEDFKSQFNVFPRDAHPMATLASSVNILSTYYQDQLNPLDEAQLDKATVRLMAKVPMLAAYAHRARKGAPYMYPDNSLNARENFLRMMFGYPTEPYEIDPIMVKALDKLLILHADHEQNCSTSTVRMIGSAQANMFVSIAGGINALSGPLHGGANQAVLEMLEDIKSNHGGDATEFMNKVKNKEDGVRLMGFGHRVYKNYDPRAAIVKETAHEILEHLGGDDLLDLAIKLEEIALADDYFISRKLYPNVDFYTGLIYRAMGFPTDFFTVLFAIGRLPGWIAHYREQLGAAGNKINRPRQVYTGNESRKLVPREER, from the coding sequence ATGTTTGAAAGGGATATCGTGGCTACTGATAACAACAAGGCTGTCCTGCACTACCCCGGTGGCGAGTTCGAAATGGACATCATCGAGGCTTCTGAGGGTAACAACGGTGTTGTCCTGGGCAAGATGCTGTCTGAGACTGGACTGATCACTTTTGACCCAGGTTATGTGAGCACTGGCTCCACCGAGTCGAAGATCACCTACATCGATGGCGATGCGGGAATCCTGCGTTACCGCGGCTATGACATCGCTGATCTGGCTGAGAATGCCACCTTCAACGAGGTTTCTTACCTACTTATCAACGGTGAGCTACCAACCCCAGATGAGCTTCACAAGTTTAACGACGAGATTCGCCACCACACCCTTCTGGACGAGGACTTCAAGTCCCAGTTCAACGTGTTCCCACGCGACGCTCACCCAATGGCAACCTTGGCTTCCTCGGTTAACATTTTGTCTACCTACTACCAGGACCAGCTGAACCCACTCGATGAGGCACAGCTTGATAAGGCAACCGTTCGCCTCATGGCAAAGGTTCCAATGCTGGCTGCGTACGCACACCGCGCACGCAAGGGTGCTCCTTACATGTACCCAGACAACTCCCTCAATGCGCGTGAGAACTTCCTGCGCATGATGTTCGGTTACCCAACCGAGCCATACGAGATCGACCCAATCATGGTCAAGGCTCTGGACAAGCTGCTCATCCTGCACGCTGACCACGAGCAGAACTGCTCCACCTCCACCGTTCGTATGATCGGTTCCGCACAGGCCAACATGTTTGTCTCCATCGCTGGTGGCATCAACGCTCTGTCCGGCCCACTGCACGGTGGCGCAAACCAGGCTGTTCTGGAGATGCTCGAAGACATCAAGAGCAACCACGGTGGCGACGCAACCGAGTTCATGAACAAGGTCAAGAACAAGGAAGACGGCGTCCGCCTCATGGGCTTCGGACACCGCGTTTACAAGAACTACGATCCACGTGCAGCAATCGTCAAGGAGACCGCACACGAGATCCTCGAGCACCTCGGTGGCGACGATCTTCTGGATCTGGCAATCAAGCTGGAAGAAATTGCACTGGCTGATGATTACTTCATCTCCCGCAAGCTCTACCCGAACGTAGACTTCTACACCGGCCTGATCTACCGCGCAATGGGCTTCCCAACTGACTTCTTCACCGTATTGTTCGCAATCGGTCGTCTGCCAGGATGGATCGCTCACTACCGCGAGCAGCTCGGTGCAGCAGGCAACAAGATCAACCGCCCACGCCAGGTCTACACCGGCAACGAATCCCGCAAGTTGGTTCCTCGCGAGGAGCGCTAA
- the fkpA gene encoding FKBP-type peptidyl-prolyl cis-trans isomerase FkpA, with amino-acid sequence MEKPQIELPVGPAPEDLVISDIIVGEGAEARPGGEVEVHYVGVDFETGEEFDSSWDRGQTSQFPLNGLIAGWQEGIPGMKVGGRRQLTIPPEAAYGPEGSGHPLSGRTLVFIIDLISA; translated from the coding sequence ATGGAAAAGCCACAGATTGAGCTACCGGTCGGTCCAGCACCGGAAGATCTCGTAATCTCTGACATCATCGTTGGCGAAGGAGCAGAAGCCCGCCCAGGTGGAGAAGTTGAGGTCCACTATGTGGGCGTTGACTTTGAAACCGGCGAGGAGTTTGACTCTTCCTGGGATCGTGGACAGACCAGCCAGTTCCCACTCAACGGCCTCATTGCAGGTTGGCAAGAGGGAATTCCAGGCATGAAGGTCGGCGGACGTCGTCAGCTGACCATTCCGCCAGAGGCTGCTTACGGCCCTGAGGGTTCCGGCCACCCACTGTCTGGCCGTACCCTGGTGTTCATCATCGATTTGATCAGCGCATAA
- a CDS encoding acetyl-coenzyme A carboxylase carboxyl transferase subunits beta/alpha has translation MVWGMEHTSALTLIDSVLDPDSFISWNETPQYDNLNQGYAETLERARSKAKCDESVITGEGTVEGIPVAVILSDFSFLGGSLGTVASVRIMKAIHRATELKLPLLVSPASGGARMQEDNRAFVMMVSITAAVQRHREAHLPFLVYLRNPTMGGAMASWGSSGHLTFAEPGAQIGFLGPRVVELTTGHALPDGVQQAENLVKTGVIDGIVSPLQLRAAVAKTLKVIQPVEATDRFSPTTPGVALPVMEAIARSRDPQRPGIGEIMETLGADVVKLSGARAGALSPAVRVALARIGGRPVVLIGQDRRFTLGPQELRFARRGISLARELNLPIVSIIDTSGAELSQAAEELGIASSIARTLSKLIDAPLPTVSVIIGQGVGGGALAMLPADLVYAAENAWLSALPPEGASAILFRDTNHAAEIIERQGVQAHALLSQGLIDGIVAETEHFVEEILGTISNALSELDNNPERAGRDSRFTRFERLAQ, from the coding sequence ATGGTGTGGGGCATGGAACACACTTCAGCATTGACGCTCATAGACTCGGTTTTGGACCCTGACAGCTTCATTTCTTGGAATGAAACTCCCCAATATGACAACCTCAATCAAGGCTATGCAGAGACCTTGGAGCGGGCTCGAAGCAAGGCCAAATGCGATGAATCGGTAATTACTGGAGAAGGCACCGTGGAGGGCATTCCGGTAGCCGTTATTTTGTCCGATTTTTCCTTCCTCGGCGGTTCTTTGGGCACGGTCGCGTCGGTGCGCATCATGAAGGCGATTCACCGCGCCACAGAGCTGAAACTCCCACTGCTGGTCTCCCCTGCTTCCGGTGGTGCGCGCATGCAGGAAGACAATCGAGCTTTTGTCATGATGGTGTCCATAACCGCGGCTGTGCAGCGTCACCGCGAGGCGCATTTGCCGTTCCTGGTGTATTTGCGCAATCCCACGATGGGTGGCGCCATGGCCTCGTGGGGTTCATCTGGGCATCTCACTTTTGCGGAACCCGGCGCGCAGATAGGTTTCCTGGGTCCTCGCGTGGTGGAGTTAACCACTGGGCATGCGCTTCCAGACGGTGTGCAGCAGGCGGAGAATTTGGTGAAAACTGGTGTGATTGATGGAATTGTGTCGCCACTCCAATTGCGTGCAGCGGTGGCAAAAACCCTCAAGGTTATTCAGCCGGTAGAGGCAACGGATCGTTTTTCTCCAACAACTCCTGGCGTGGCACTTCCGGTGATGGAGGCGATTGCGCGTTCTCGTGACCCGCAGAGGCCTGGAATCGGGGAGATTATGGAAACGTTGGGGGCAGACGTCGTCAAGCTTTCTGGTGCGCGTGCTGGCGCATTGAGCCCGGCTGTGCGCGTTGCCCTGGCGCGCATCGGGGGCCGGCCCGTGGTGCTGATTGGGCAGGATCGCCGCTTCACGCTTGGGCCGCAGGAGCTGCGTTTTGCGCGTCGTGGCATTTCGCTGGCGCGCGAGCTAAACCTGCCGATCGTGTCCATCATCGACACCTCCGGCGCCGAATTGTCGCAGGCGGCTGAGGAGCTCGGCATCGCAAGCTCGATTGCGCGCACCTTGTCCAAGCTTATCGACGCTCCCCTCCCCACCGTTTCGGTCATTATTGGTCAGGGCGTTGGCGGTGGCGCGCTGGCCATGCTGCCCGCCGATCTGGTCTACGCGGCCGAAAACGCGTGGCTGTCCGCATTGCCACCAGAGGGCGCCTCGGCCATCCTCTTCCGCGACACCAACCACGCCGCGGAAATCATAGAGCGACAAGGCGTGCAGGCGCACGCACTTTTAAGCCAAGGGCTTATCGACGGGATCGTCGCCGAAACCGAGCACTTTGTTGAAGAAATTCTCGGCACAATCAGCAACGCCCTCTCCGAATTGGATAACAATCCGGAGAGGGCGGGACGCGACAGTCGCTTCACACGATTTGAGCGTTTAGCGCAGTAA
- a CDS encoding DUF485 domain-containing protein → MNAEQITQGRRQPTAQEFRDMQASPEFGELRSKFRSFAFPMTVAFFLWYVVYVLVASFASEWMATPVFGAINIGLIFGFLQFVTTFVITYIYVMFANKNLEPRQAAIRQKMEG, encoded by the coding sequence GTGAATGCAGAACAAATCACCCAGGGGCGTCGCCAGCCGACGGCTCAAGAGTTTCGGGACATGCAGGCGAGCCCAGAATTTGGAGAGCTCCGCAGCAAGTTCCGTTCCTTTGCTTTCCCAATGACCGTTGCCTTCTTCTTGTGGTACGTCGTCTACGTTCTGGTTGCATCCTTTGCATCAGAGTGGATGGCAACCCCAGTTTTCGGCGCAATCAACATTGGCCTAATCTTCGGCTTCCTTCAGTTCGTAACCACATTCGTCATTACTTACATCTATGTCATGTTTGCGAACAAGAACTTGGAGCCTCGTCAGGCTGCTATTCGCCAGAAGATGGAAGGTTAA